The Listeria welshimeri serovar 6b str. SLCC5334 genome has a window encoding:
- a CDS encoding amino acid permease, producing MEEQKEELQRGLKNRHIQLIAIGGAIGTGLFLGAGKSIHLAGPSIMLVYLIIGAILFFVMRALGELLIHNPTTGSFTEFAEQFIGPWAGFITGWTYWFCWIVTGIAEITAVGMYVKFWVPDLPQWIPALACVLILLLFNLATVKAFGEIEFWFAIIKVVVIIALIVIGFVLVFIGYKHGTSTASFSNLVDYGGFFPNGIAGFLLAFQMATFSFVGIELVGVTAGEADDPERTLPKAINNIPIRILIFYIGALLVLMSIYPWSNIDPNTSPFVSVFTMIGIPAAAGIINFVVLTAAMSSCNSGIFSTSRMLYTLSAEGKAPKKMHHLSSNGVPATALITSTACLLIGVFLNYVLPEQVFILVTSIATICFIWVWGVILVAHLRFRHKHPEIAAKSKFKMPLSPVMNWVSLVFFAGLLIILGFAADTRIALFVTPVWFLILAIAYQILKASNRKTKIRHN from the coding sequence ATGGAAGAGCAAAAAGAAGAATTGCAAAGAGGACTGAAAAACAGACATATTCAGTTGATTGCGATTGGCGGAGCAATTGGAACGGGGCTTTTTCTAGGAGCAGGTAAATCAATTCATTTAGCCGGTCCATCTATCATGTTAGTTTACTTAATTATTGGAGCGATTTTATTTTTTGTAATGAGAGCTCTGGGTGAATTACTAATACATAACCCAACAACAGGGTCTTTCACAGAATTTGCAGAGCAGTTTATAGGACCATGGGCAGGATTTATTACTGGTTGGACGTATTGGTTCTGTTGGATTGTTACTGGTATTGCAGAAATCACAGCGGTTGGTATGTATGTGAAGTTTTGGGTGCCAGATTTACCACAATGGATTCCAGCTCTTGCATGCGTTTTGATACTATTACTCTTTAATTTAGCCACTGTTAAAGCTTTTGGCGAAATTGAATTCTGGTTTGCGATTATTAAGGTAGTTGTTATTATCGCTTTAATTGTCATTGGGTTTGTACTTGTATTTATTGGCTATAAACATGGAACAAGTACGGCATCATTTTCTAACTTAGTCGATTATGGTGGCTTTTTCCCAAATGGAATTGCTGGATTTTTATTAGCATTCCAAATGGCGACTTTTTCGTTCGTTGGAATTGAGCTCGTTGGTGTAACAGCTGGAGAAGCGGATGACCCAGAACGAACGCTTCCAAAAGCAATTAATAATATTCCCATTCGGATATTAATTTTCTATATTGGTGCTTTATTAGTATTGATGTCAATTTATCCATGGAGTAATATTGATCCCAACACGAGCCCGTTCGTAAGTGTGTTTACGATGATTGGTATTCCAGCAGCTGCAGGTATTATAAATTTTGTTGTATTAACAGCAGCAATGTCTTCCTGTAATAGTGGGATTTTCAGTACAAGTCGGATGCTCTATACACTTTCAGCAGAAGGAAAAGCACCGAAAAAAATGCATCACTTAAGTTCAAATGGAGTGCCTGCAACAGCTTTAATAACTTCTACGGCATGTTTACTTATCGGTGTATTCTTAAATTATGTTTTACCAGAACAAGTATTTATTTTAGTTACTAGCATTGCAACGATTTGCTTTATCTGGGTTTGGGGTGTCATTTTGGTGGCTCATTTGCGTTTCCGCCATAAACATCCTGAAATTGCAGCAAAAAGTAAATTTAAAATGCCTTTATCACCAGTGATGAACTGGGTAAGCTTGGTTTTCTTTGCAGGCTTATTGATAATCCTTGGTTTTGCAGCAGATACACGAATTGCGCTTTTTGTTACGCCAGTGTGGTTCTTGATTTTAGCAATAGCGTATCAGATTTTAAAAGCATCTAATCGAAAGACAAAAATTCGACATAATTAA
- a CDS encoding sigma 54-interacting transcriptional regulator: MKRIDRIYEFILENPSSKTIREQLEDNEGFTASTISETLDILRNNVSMELNELHRQGKIIKIVGRPVLYFPRTAVEEELGRILSDSELEFDSSEALLKILKPNIVERSPFDDLIGVNDSLKTPVEQAKAAVLYPPNGLHTMILGQTGVGKTLFANLMYRFSQHAKRLPADAPFIIFNCADYYNNPQLLMSHIFGHVKGAFTGAESDKGGLVEKAEGGILFLDEIHRLPPEGQEMIFYLMDSGTYNKLGETDRTRKSNVLIIGATTENPESSLLKTFMRRIPIIITLPSLEERTAFERVELLKYLLSSEAHRVNKPIRIEDEAAKALIGNTTYGNIGQLKSNIQLVCAQGFLNSFDKDDEILIDFKTLPINIKDGYFHFSNRRKELQAIAEYLEPYTTIFPELNNTLITSDEYEPNFNLYKIIEDKASILMDQGVEDDDIKKFIKMDIDIHLNSFYNKFKNTIHNRENILKIVNEEILNFAEGIEQRIEHQLGKKLNERFLLAFSLHLTSFIKRIESNKPLKYTNIENVVNDQPEAYELSREIKDDIEATFHIRVPNMEVMYLTLLISSLLKEQENARVAVLVATHGNNTASSMVSVAKKLLGEGLVEGIDMPLDQSPKIVLDKLIERAKEMDMGRGLLLLVDMGSLTSFAPVISERTGINVRSIDMVSTATVIEAVRKSNILDMELDSIYDSLKDFRGYGGYNSDDDTLETTQKPHAIVTICATGEGTAEKLQLFIENILDTITTDAIKVIPIGLHEMDTKLEQLQEENDILMAVGIQDPKIQIPFIPLERLFGIDGEEQLVSLVKQRNIIVKKGETGRIAKEIIEESLNEFLTYLNPKKTIEILSSFASVLENKLGYQLDNTFKINLLIHVGCALERMVLNDGLVYRDPKNMLETDIYKALEQTNKEVIYKMNLKLTNDELCYLYDILNEIQPEVIS, encoded by the coding sequence ATGAAACGTATTGACCGTATTTATGAATTTATTTTAGAAAACCCTTCATCAAAGACCATTCGTGAACAACTTGAAGATAATGAAGGCTTTACAGCGAGCACTATTTCAGAAACATTAGATATTTTAAGAAACAATGTCAGTATGGAATTAAATGAACTTCACAGACAAGGAAAAATCATTAAAATCGTTGGCCGTCCTGTACTTTATTTTCCTAGAACCGCTGTGGAAGAAGAACTAGGAAGAATTCTTTCGGACAGTGAATTGGAATTTGACAGTTCAGAAGCTCTCCTAAAAATTTTAAAACCAAACATTGTTGAAAGAAGCCCTTTTGATGATTTAATTGGTGTAAATGATAGTCTAAAAACCCCTGTCGAACAAGCCAAAGCAGCTGTACTTTACCCGCCAAATGGACTACATACGATGATTCTTGGACAAACTGGGGTAGGTAAAACATTGTTTGCTAACTTAATGTATCGTTTTTCGCAACATGCTAAGCGTTTACCAGCAGACGCTCCGTTTATTATTTTTAATTGTGCAGATTATTATAACAACCCGCAACTCTTGATGTCCCATATTTTTGGGCATGTAAAAGGTGCCTTTACTGGAGCCGAAAGTGATAAAGGTGGATTAGTGGAAAAAGCTGAAGGCGGCATTTTGTTCTTAGATGAAATCCATCGTCTCCCTCCTGAAGGACAAGAAATGATTTTTTATTTGATGGACTCTGGCACTTATAACAAACTCGGGGAAACAGATCGAACTCGTAAATCCAATGTTTTAATTATAGGAGCGACGACAGAAAACCCTGAATCTTCTTTATTAAAAACATTTATGCGTCGTATTCCGATCATTATTACACTTCCAAGTTTAGAAGAACGAACTGCTTTTGAACGTGTAGAATTGCTTAAATATCTCCTTTCTAGTGAAGCTCATCGTGTAAATAAACCGATTAGAATTGAAGATGAGGCTGCCAAAGCATTAATTGGCAACACAACTTACGGGAATATCGGTCAGTTAAAATCGAATATTCAATTGGTCTGTGCCCAAGGATTTTTGAACAGTTTTGATAAGGATGATGAAATCTTAATTGATTTTAAAACTTTACCTATTAACATTAAAGATGGCTATTTCCACTTTAGTAATCGACGCAAAGAACTTCAAGCTATTGCGGAATATTTAGAACCATACACTACTATCTTCCCTGAACTTAACAATACGTTAATTACTTCTGATGAATACGAGCCAAACTTCAACCTTTACAAAATTATTGAAGATAAAGCTTCTATTTTAATGGACCAAGGTGTAGAAGATGACGACATTAAAAAATTTATTAAGATGGATATTGATATTCATCTCAACAGTTTTTATAATAAATTCAAAAATACGATTCATAATCGCGAAAATATCTTAAAAATTGTCAATGAAGAAATTCTCAATTTTGCAGAAGGTATCGAGCAAAGAATTGAACACCAACTAGGCAAAAAATTAAACGAAAGATTCTTACTTGCATTTAGTCTGCATCTAACTTCTTTTATTAAACGAATTGAAAGTAATAAACCTTTAAAATATACGAATATCGAAAATGTCGTTAATGATCAACCCGAGGCTTATGAGTTATCGCGTGAAATAAAAGATGATATTGAAGCAACTTTCCATATACGTGTTCCTAACATGGAAGTAATGTATTTAACTCTTCTTATTAGCTCTCTTTTAAAGGAACAAGAAAATGCTCGTGTCGCTGTACTGGTAGCAACACATGGTAATAACACAGCTAGTAGTATGGTTAGTGTAGCAAAAAAATTACTTGGTGAAGGTTTGGTAGAAGGAATTGACATGCCTCTTGACCAAAGTCCAAAAATTGTTCTAGATAAATTAATTGAACGAGCAAAAGAAATGGATATGGGTCGTGGTCTCTTACTGCTTGTTGATATGGGCTCACTGACGAGTTTTGCGCCTGTTATTTCTGAACGTACAGGTATTAATGTTCGCTCGATAGATATGGTTTCGACAGCCACTGTTATTGAAGCTGTACGTAAATCCAATATTCTGGATATGGAGCTTGATAGTATTTATGACTCGCTGAAAGATTTTAGAGGTTATGGCGGTTATAATTCAGATGATGACACATTAGAAACAACGCAAAAACCACATGCGATTGTAACTATTTGCGCGACTGGTGAAGGAACAGCCGAAAAACTTCAATTATTCATTGAAAATATTTTAGATACTATTACTACTGATGCCATTAAAGTCATCCCTATTGGTTTACACGAAATGGATACGAAATTAGAACAACTACAAGAAGAAAATGATATTTTAATGGCTGTTGGGATTCAAGATCCGAAAATCCAGATTCCTTTTATCCCACTTGAACGACTTTTTGGAATTGATGGTGAGGAACAACTTGTTAGTCTGGTTAAACAGCGCAATATCATTGTTAAAAAAGGCGAAACAGGACGAATCGCAAAAGAAATTATCGAAGAAAGTCTTAATGAATTTTTAACTTATCTTAACCCAAAGAAAACAATTGAAATTCTTAGTTCTTTTGCAAGTGTGCTAGAGAATAAACTAGGTTACCAACTTGATAATACATTTAAAATCAATTTACTTATTCACGTTGGATGTGCTCTAGAACGAATGGTTTTAAATGATGGTTTAGTATATCGCGATCCAAAAAATATGTTAGAAACAGATATCTATAAAGCGCTCGAACAAACTAATAAAGAAGTTATCTACAAAATGAACTTAAAACTGACAAATGATGAGCTTTGCTATCTATATGATATTTTAAACGAAATCCAACCAGAAGTAATTTCATAA
- a CDS encoding PTS mannose transporter subunit IID, with amino-acid sequence MSEQITVNEKKITKNDLMGVFIRSNLFQGSWNFERMQSLGFCFSVVPVIKRLYPENGPEREQAIKRHLEFFNTHPYMAAPILGVTTAMEEQKANGADIDDGAINGIKVGLMGPLAGVGDPIFWGTVRPVLAALGAGFATDGSIIGPILFFVLFNAVRLGFRYWGVFYGYSKGTDVVSDMSGGLLQKLTEGASILGLFVMGALVNKWTTIYVPLVAYTTKDSKTGKEIPTTVQSILDQLMPGLLALLLTFACMWILKKKVNALWLILGLFVVGIFGYWSGILGLPPASYSPLG; translated from the coding sequence ATGAGTGAACAAATCACAGTTAATGAAAAGAAAATAACGAAAAATGATTTAATGGGCGTTTTCATTCGTTCCAACCTCTTCCAAGGGTCATGGAACTTTGAGCGTATGCAATCTCTTGGTTTCTGTTTTTCAGTAGTTCCAGTAATTAAACGTCTTTATCCTGAAAATGGACCTGAAAGAGAACAAGCAATTAAACGTCATCTTGAATTTTTTAATACTCATCCGTATATGGCCGCTCCAATCTTGGGTGTTACGACCGCGATGGAGGAACAAAAAGCAAATGGTGCTGATATTGATGATGGTGCAATCAATGGTATTAAAGTAGGTTTAATGGGACCACTTGCAGGTGTTGGGGATCCTATTTTCTGGGGAACGGTTCGTCCAGTACTTGCTGCTCTAGGCGCGGGTTTTGCAACGGATGGTAGTATTATTGGACCAATATTATTCTTTGTGCTATTTAACGCTGTTCGTTTAGGATTCCGTTATTGGGGTGTCTTTTATGGATATAGTAAAGGTACAGATGTTGTATCTGATATGTCAGGCGGTTTGCTTCAAAAACTAACAGAAGGAGCTTCCATACTTGGACTGTTCGTTATGGGAGCATTAGTTAATAAGTGGACTACTATTTATGTTCCGCTTGTAGCATATACGACCAAAGATTCTAAAACTGGCAAAGAAATTCCAACAACTGTTCAAAGTATTTTGGACCAATTAATGCCAGGTCTTCTTGCCCTTCTGCTTACATTTGCTTGTATGTGGATTCTAAAGAAAAAAGTCAACGCTTTATGGCTGATTTTAGGGCTATTCGTTGTTGGTATTTTCGGCTACTGGTCTGGAATATTAGGACTTCCACCAGCTAGCTATTCACCACTTGGTTAA
- a CDS encoding mannose/fructose/sorbose PTS transporter subunit IIB, with protein MEIRLARIDDRLIHGQVATVWTKETQVERIIVISDDVAKDEVRKTLLTQVAPPGVKASVVDVQKGIRVYNNPKYATTPVMFLFTNPTDVLTLVEAGVNITTVNIGGMAFREGKHMITNAVSVDATDEAAFRKLDEKGIELEIRKVASDNKVKLIPLLDKTK; from the coding sequence ATGGAAATTCGCTTAGCTCGTATTGATGATCGCTTAATTCACGGACAAGTAGCAACAGTTTGGACAAAAGAAACGCAGGTAGAACGAATTATCGTTATTAGCGATGATGTAGCAAAAGATGAAGTACGTAAAACACTTCTTACACAAGTAGCACCTCCAGGAGTAAAAGCAAGTGTGGTAGATGTCCAAAAAGGGATTCGTGTATATAATAATCCCAAATATGCTACAACTCCAGTAATGTTTCTATTTACTAACCCAACTGATGTTTTAACTTTGGTAGAAGCTGGTGTAAATATTACAACAGTAAACATTGGTGGCATGGCTTTTCGTGAAGGCAAACATATGATTACAAATGCTGTATCCGTTGATGCAACAGATGAAGCAGCTTTTCGAAAATTAGATGAAAAAGGAATCGAATTAGAAATCCGTAAAGTCGCTTCTGATAATAAAGTAAAATTAATCCCATTATTAGACAAAACTAAATAA
- a CDS encoding mannose/fructose/sorbose PTS transporter subunit IIA: protein MPVAIIIGTHGEAARELLKSAEMIIGKQDNVEFITFIPGENTDTLITKYKEKLEKLDTSEGVIFMVDLFGGSPYNASSQVALPEENMDVVTGVNIPMLLETLSMRPASKQKDLVEIALTAGTGGVKSLKESLPKIDKEIGEDDL from the coding sequence ATGCCAGTGGCAATTATTATTGGCACACACGGTGAAGCTGCTCGTGAATTGTTGAAATCAGCTGAGATGATTATCGGCAAACAGGATAATGTAGAATTTATTACTTTTATTCCTGGAGAAAACACTGATACGCTTATTACCAAATATAAGGAAAAACTAGAGAAATTAGATACTTCTGAAGGGGTTATTTTCATGGTAGATTTATTTGGCGGTAGTCCATATAATGCATCTAGTCAAGTTGCTCTTCCAGAAGAAAATATGGATGTTGTTACGGGGGTCAACATTCCTATGTTACTTGAAACGCTCTCTATGCGCCCAGCAAGTAAACAAAAAGATCTAGTTGAAATAGCTCTTACAGCAGGAACGGGTGGCGTTAAGTCACTCAAAGAATCATTACCAAAAATAGATAAAGAAATTGGAGAGGACGATTTATAA
- a CDS encoding PTS mannose/fructose/sorbose transporter subunit IIC — translation MSAIQLILVFLVSCISGMGSILDEWQTHRPLIACTLIGLVLGDITTGIIIGGTLEMIALGWMNIGAAVAPDAALASIISTILVITGGQDISVGISLAIPLAALGQVLTILVRTITVAFQHMADKAGKEGNLRSLDWIHVSALLLQAMRIAIPAIIVAVTVETAAVTNLLNAIPEVIVNGLNVAGGFIVVVGYAMVINMMSAKYLMPFFFLGFVVAAFTQFNLVALGVIGLVAAIIYIQLNPKYQLKEAIEQYGGRGGGRAADDLDDDLDD, via the coding sequence ATGTCAGCAATACAATTAATCCTTGTATTTCTCGTATCATGTATTAGTGGTATGGGTAGTATTTTGGACGAATGGCAAACACACCGTCCATTAATTGCCTGTACGCTAATCGGTCTGGTTTTAGGAGATATTACAACTGGAATTATTATTGGGGGGACACTGGAAATGATTGCGCTTGGATGGATGAATATTGGCGCAGCAGTGGCACCCGATGCTGCACTTGCATCCATTATTTCTACTATCTTAGTTATTACAGGGGGACAAGATATCAGCGTAGGTATTTCACTAGCAATTCCGTTAGCTGCTCTTGGTCAGGTACTTACTATCCTAGTTCGTACAATTACAGTTGCATTTCAACACATGGCTGATAAAGCTGGGAAAGAAGGAAATTTGCGAAGTCTCGACTGGATTCATGTTTCAGCACTACTACTTCAAGCAATGCGTATCGCAATTCCAGCAATTATCGTGGCAGTCACCGTCGAAACAGCTGCAGTAACAAATTTACTCAATGCCATTCCTGAGGTTATCGTTAATGGTCTAAATGTAGCTGGTGGATTTATCGTTGTTGTTGGTTACGCAATGGTTATCAATATGATGTCAGCTAAATATTTAATGCCTTTCTTCTTCTTAGGCTTTGTTGTAGCAGCATTCACTCAATTCAACTTAGTAGCACTAGGTGTTATAGGACTCGTTGCAGCAATCATCTATATCCAACTAAATCCTAAATATCAGTTGAAAGAAGCTATCGAGCAATACGGTGGTCGTGGTGGTGGACGAGCAGCAGATGACCTCGACGATGACCTTGATGACTAA
- a CDS encoding Lmo0779 family protein has product MTWDATNIFLLVANILTILYILYNDAVIPLWKGKTVLTVKLRSRGRWDGYIFVGIIALLFISNTFFREGPQLTSILLAVMGILFIYICFFRSSKAVFKETGLFYALLFFPYSKIERMNLSEDGILVIETNRQRLMLFARSEKDLEKMLAVFTKYN; this is encoded by the coding sequence ATGACTTGGGATGCTACTAATATCTTTTTGTTGGTTGCCAACATATTGACGATACTGTATATTTTGTATAATGATGCAGTAATTCCACTTTGGAAAGGTAAGACTGTATTAACTGTAAAATTGCGTTCTCGTGGTCGCTGGGACGGTTATATTTTCGTCGGAATTATTGCCCTATTATTCATTTCTAATACTTTCTTCCGCGAAGGACCACAATTAACCTCTATATTGCTTGCGGTTATGGGTATTCTGTTTATTTATATTTGCTTTTTCCGTAGTTCCAAAGCAGTATTTAAAGAAACAGGTCTATTTTATGCCTTACTATTTTTCCCTTATTCCAAAATCGAGCGGATGAATTTGTCTGAAGATGGTATTTTAGTTATCGAAACCAATCGCCAACGTTTAATGCTGTTTGCCAGATCAGAGAAAGATTTAGAAAAAATGCTCGCTGTATTTACTAAATATAATTAA
- a CDS encoding FMN-dependent NADH-azoreductase — MSKVLFIKASPLPNEVSRSSQVAATFMEEYKAKNPSDTVEELVLYNTEVPLLDLELMTAGRELQAGKAFADLDPDVQKRLNAYNALTDQFLAADKFVFVFPLWNLGIPPLLKAYVDTFVIAGKSFRYTEHGPEALLKGKKAILIHGSGGIYSAGDASSFTHGEPYLRTILQFIGIEVVPSIFVEGIDHNPSKEAEIVAAAKTVARESATDF, encoded by the coding sequence ATGTCAAAAGTATTATTTATCAAAGCGTCACCGCTTCCTAATGAAGTATCAAGAAGTTCACAAGTAGCAGCGACTTTTATGGAAGAATATAAAGCGAAAAATCCTTCTGATACAGTAGAAGAATTGGTTTTATATAATACAGAAGTACCTTTACTCGATTTAGAATTAATGACAGCTGGAAGAGAGCTACAAGCTGGTAAAGCCTTCGCAGATTTAGACCCAGATGTACAAAAAAGATTAAATGCGTATAATGCGCTTACAGATCAATTCCTAGCAGCAGACAAATTTGTTTTTGTTTTCCCACTTTGGAACCTTGGAATTCCACCGCTTTTAAAGGCATATGTGGATACATTTGTTATTGCAGGTAAATCTTTCCGTTATACAGAACATGGACCAGAAGCACTTTTAAAAGGTAAAAAAGCGATATTGATTCATGGTAGCGGTGGTATTTATTCAGCTGGAGATGCAAGTTCATTCACTCACGGAGAACCGTATTTACGTACTATTTTACAATTTATTGGTATTGAAGTAGTACCGTCCATCTTTGTAGAAGGGATTGACCACAATCCTAGCAAAGAAGCGGAAATCGTTGCAGCTGCTAAAACGGTAGCGCGTGAAAGTGCTACAGATTTTTAA